The genomic window GCTCTGGCCAGGTGCGGGCCAGCTCGCCAGCGCGCTCCGCAGAGATCTCTAGCGGTTGGTCAAGGTGATGGACGGGCGGCAGCTGGTCTAGGCGGATCCCGGCGAGCGCGACCACCTCGGGTGACCAGTCGGCCGTGTGCCGGTCGACCATGCCGGTCCAGGCGGCGCTCGAGGTGCCCGTGGCGACGGCACCGGTGAGTGAGCGCAGGACGTAGTCGCCGAGCGAGAGATAGAGAGCGGCCGCGTCCACGACCTCGGGTCGTTCCGCGGCGAGCCAGCGCAGCCGGGCCGGCCAGTAGCTGGAGTGCACCCGGGTGCCGGTCCGCTGCTGGATCTCCTCCTCGCTCACCTCCTCGCGCAGGGAGTCGACGTGGTGACCGCAGCGACTATCGGCATAGGTGTAGCAGGGAGTCAGCGCCGCACCCTGCCTGTCGACGGCGACCAGCGACGAGGCAAACGTGTCCAGAGCAACGCCGGCCACGGGGCGGCCGTCGAGGGCCGTGGTGAGCGTGTCGATGATCTCGCGCAGCTCCTCGACGACCTGGTCCGGGTCGAGCTCCGAGGTGCCGTCGGGCGCCACCGTGAAGCCGTGCGCGACCTTGGCTCGCCTGCCCACGGGTCTGCCGTGGGCGTCAAAGACCATCCCCCGGCTCGCGGTGGACCCCACGTCCAGGGCGAGCACCAGCGGGGGGACCGCGTCCTGCCAGTCGATCTCGAACTCGGAGGCCATGCCCCACCATAGGTCGCACCACGCTCGCTGTCAGCGGACCCGCAGGCCTCGGTCGACCCGGCCCACGGCATACATCCGGGGAGCGATGTCCAACGGCGACGAGTCCTCCCCGAGGCTCCCGAACTCATCCTCTGGGCGGTATCCCCGGGGTGGGTCAGGCCGCTAGCCTCACCGACATGACCCAGAGAACCTGGCGATCTGGCGCTTCCCTCCTGCTCGCAGCGACCCTGCTCACGGCCTGCACCGGGGGGCCACCCGAGGTGTCCGAACCACCACGGCCCAGTGCCTCGGTCGACGGCACCGCGGGCGCGCCCTCAGCCGACCAGGGCGCCGGCGGTGAGGCTGGTGGGCAGGTCGGCGAGCCAGTCGCCGCCGAGGTCGCACTCGGCGAGGTCGAGCCGTATGTCGTCAAGGGGCGGGTCCTCGACCCCCAGGGCCGCCCGATGCCGGGGGTCTCGGTGCTGGCGGACAACACGATGCTCTATGACAGCAACGCGCAGGCCGTGACCGACGCCGACGGCGCCTACCGCCTGGATCTCTCGCTCATGGAGACGACCTGGCGGATGTATGGCCAGCACGAGGTCGACTACGACGGTCAGCGCTTCACGTTCCGGCTCGAGGTGGACGAGTCGCCGTTCGCCAGCAGCGAGGGTGCGATCCGGGACTTCGTCTGGCGGATCGGCGGCCCCATGGGCGACGGTGTGTTGTTCCACGGGGGCGGTGGCCACGTCTACCAGGACTACGGCACCTACGGGATCGAGGACATCACCCTGGTGACCCTGCACTTCACCCCGTCCGCCCCGCTGGTCGACGGGACGGCGGGGGAGCCGGTCGACGTGCCGGTGGATGTGATGGGAGCCTTCGGCGGGGTCCCGCTGGGGCGCTACACGATCACCGCGACCTACGGTCCGGTCGGTGCCGAGCAGGACCTGTTGATCCGGGAGGACACCTGGGACGACGACGTGCCCTACGCCCCGTCCGTCGAGGCCGGCTTCGAGCCCGACCTGTGGGGCGGCGACCTCGCCGTGCAGGTGCGGCTGCCCGACTGAGCGGTGACGAGCGGCTGCTGCGTGACCCCGCGGCATACTCCCTGTCCGGGTCTGCTCCGGTCGGTGACCGTCCCCTTGCTGCGGTAGCGTGGGGTCGACCCTGCGACTGGCCGGCGCCTCGCGCGCCGGCCGCATGAAGGAGCACGAACCAGTGAGCGACGACGTCGTCGCGCCGGTGGCCACCGCCGCGCCCGCGACCCACGAACCACCCGCCAGAGACATCACCGATGGCGGTCCGGACATGGTCCAGTTCCTCGATGCCGACGGCCAGCCGGTCGCGCTGAACGAGGTCAACAGCCCGTATGCCGAGTATGTCGACGCGATCGACGACGAGCAGTTGCGCAGCCTCTATCGCGACCTGGTGCTGGTGCGCCGCGTGGACGCCGAGGGTCACGCGCTGCAGAGGCAGGGCGAGCTCGGCCTGTGGCCGTCGCTGCTGGGGCAGGAGGCTGCCCAGGTCGGCGCCGGTCGCGCGATGCGACCGCAGGACTACGCCTTCCCCGGCTATCGCGAGCACGGTGTGGCGTGGTGCAAGGGGGTCGACCCGATCAACCTGCTCGGCATGTTCCGTGGGGTCAACCACGGTGGCTGGGACTCCAACGAGAACAACTTCCATCTCTACACGATCGTCATCGGCAACCAGATGCTGCACGCGTCGGGTTATGCGATGGGGGTGCAGAAGGACGGCATGGTCGGCACCGGTGACCCGGAGCGGGACACCGCCGTGATGGCCTTCACCGGTGATGGCGGGACGGCCCAGGGTGACTACAACGAGTCCCTGGTCTTTGCCTCGGTGGCGCACTCGCCGGTGGTCTTCTTCGTCCAGAACAACCACTGGGCGATCTCCGAGCCCAACGACCGCCAGTTCACGATCCCGCCCTACCAGCGTGCGCGTGGCTTTGGCATCCCGGGCGTGCGGGTCGACGGCAACGACGTGCTCGCCTCGCTGGCCGTCACCCAGGGTGCTCTGGACCGGGCCCGAAGCGGTGGTGGTCCGACGCTGATCGAGGCGTTCACCTATCGGATGGGAGCGCACACCACCTCGGACGACCCGACGAAGTATCGGATCGCGGCGGAGGTCGACATCTGGAAGAAGAAGGACCCGATCGACCGGCTGCGCAAGCACCTGGAGAGCAAGGGTCTGGCCGACCAGGAGTGGCTCGAGGCCCTCGACGCCGAGGCCGACGAGCTGGCCCTGCGCATCCGCACCGCGTGCCAGCAGATGCCGAACCCTCCGCACTCGGAGATGTTCGAGAAGGTCTATGCCGAGCCACACCCTCTCGTGGAGCGAGAGCGTGAGGAGTTCCTGGCCTACCAGGCGAGCTTTGAGGAGGAGGACTGATGAGTGCCAGCAGTGGGGCCGCGCCCCAGAAGATGACGATCGCCAAGGCGCTCAACGCCGGCATGCGTGCTGCCATGGAGGCCGACTCCAAGGTCGTGCTGCTGGG from Ornithinimicrobium cryptoxanthini includes these protein-coding regions:
- the pdhA gene encoding pyruvate dehydrogenase (acetyl-transferring) E1 component subunit alpha encodes the protein MSDDVVAPVATAAPATHEPPARDITDGGPDMVQFLDADGQPVALNEVNSPYAEYVDAIDDEQLRSLYRDLVLVRRVDAEGHALQRQGELGLWPSLLGQEAAQVGAGRAMRPQDYAFPGYREHGVAWCKGVDPINLLGMFRGVNHGGWDSNENNFHLYTIVIGNQMLHASGYAMGVQKDGMVGTGDPERDTAVMAFTGDGGTAQGDYNESLVFASVAHSPVVFFVQNNHWAISEPNDRQFTIPPYQRARGFGIPGVRVDGNDVLASLAVTQGALDRARSGGGPTLIEAFTYRMGAHTTSDDPTKYRIAAEVDIWKKKDPIDRLRKHLESKGLADQEWLEALDAEADELALRIRTACQQMPNPPHSEMFEKVYAEPHPLVEREREEFLAYQASFEEED
- a CDS encoding carboxypeptidase-like regulatory domain-containing protein, translated to MTQRTWRSGASLLLAATLLTACTGGPPEVSEPPRPSASVDGTAGAPSADQGAGGEAGGQVGEPVAAEVALGEVEPYVVKGRVLDPQGRPMPGVSVLADNTMLYDSNAQAVTDADGAYRLDLSLMETTWRMYGQHEVDYDGQRFTFRLEVDESPFASSEGAIRDFVWRIGGPMGDGVLFHGGGGHVYQDYGTYGIEDITLVTLHFTPSAPLVDGTAGEPVDVPVDVMGAFGGVPLGRYTITATYGPVGAEQDLLIREDTWDDDVPYAPSVEAGFEPDLWGGDLAVQVRLPD